The DNA sequence ATCGTCGCCACCATGGCGGCACAACCGCCCGCCAGCCGCAGGAGAAATACGCTCCAGCCCGGCGCAACTCGAAACACGCCGATCTTGTACAAGCCCCAAAACAGCAGTCCGGCGTTGAGCATTGATGACAGCGAAGTCGCCAGCGCCAACCCGACATGCTTGAGCGGCCAGATCAGGATCAGGTTCATCACCATATTGGCGACCATGCAAATGATCGCGACCCGCACCGGCGTCTTCAAATCCTGGCGAGCGAAGAAGCCGGGCGCGAGCACCTTGATCAGCATGAATGCCAGCACCCCAAGCGAGTAAGCCTCAAGCGCAAGGGCCGACTGCACCACCGCCTCCTCGCTCATCGCACCGTAGAAGAACAGGCTGGCAATCAGCGGCTCGGCCAGAATGCCCAACGCGAGCGCCGCAGGAATACCTACCAGCAGCACCATTCGCAGCGCCCAGTTGAGCGTATCGGAAAAAGCTTTGGGATCTTCGCCGGCGTGCTGGCGCGAAAGGCTCGGAAGAATAACCGTACCAATGGCGATACCGAACGCGCCGAGCGGCAACTCCGAAAGCCGATCCGCGTAATAAAGCCACGACACGCTGCCAGTCTGCAGGAACGAGGCGAGCACCGTATCGAGCAGCAAATTGATCTGACTGACCGACACCCCAAATAACGCGGGAACCATCAACAGCATGATCCGTCGCACGCCTTCGTCACCGAACTTCACCCGAGGCCGCGGCAACAACCCCAGCTTGGCGACATAAGGAAGCTGGAAGGCCAGTTGAGCAAATCCAGCAATGAATACGCCCCAGGCCAGCGCCATGATGGGCTGGTCGAAATAAGGCGTAAGAAACACCGCCGAAGCGATCATGCAGACATTGAGCAGCACCGGCGTAAACCCCGGCACAGCGAAGCGCCCATAACTGTTGAGCACGCCGGACGTGAAGGCCGTCAGGGAAATCAACAGCAGGTAGGGAAAGGTGATGCGCAGCAACTCGCCGGCCAACTGCATTTTCTCCGGTTCATCATGAAATCCCGGCGCGAAGAGCATCACGACATAAGGCGATGCCAGAACCCCAATGGCAGTAATGCCGGTCAGGATCAAGCCAAGCATGCCGGCCGTGCGATCGACCAGCAGCTTGACGTCCAGCAACGTCCGCTTGGTTCGGTATTCCGACAGCACCGGCACGAACGCTTGGGCGAAAGCTCCTTCGGCAAACAGGCGCCGCAGAAAATTGGGAATTTTGAAGGCAATGAAAAATGCGTCCGCCGCAGCACCGGACCCGAAGTAGCTGGCCACGACCATATCGCGTACCATGCCCAGCACCCTGGACAGCAGCGTCATCACGCTGACTACCGCGCTAGAACGCAGCAATCCGCTTTTGCCGGACGTATCGGACATTTGTTTTCCCAGAGGTTGCGATAGAGGTTCCGGCCAGCATTGGCCACCGGAATCGACGGGCAATTACGACAGATAAAGAGGCCGCGAGTTTAGCGGCAGCCCTTCTGTCCGGCCAGCGTCATCAATCTTCAGTCATGCTTGACAAGCCCGCGCCGCATCGGCATGATTCGCGGCCTTATTTGCTTTGTAATCCCACGTTTTCGAGGAGTTCGACGGTGGCCAACAGCCCTTCCGCCAAAAAACGCGCAATTCAGGCTGAGAAGCGTCGCAGCCACAACGCCAGCCTGCGCTCCATGGTCCGCACCTACATCAAGAATGTGGTCAAGGCCATTGATGCAAAAGATCTGGAAAAAGCTCGTACTGCTTACACCGCAGCCGTGCCTGTAATCGACCGCATGGCCGACAAGGGCATCATCCACAAGAACAAAGCCGCTCGTCATAAGAGCCGCCTGAACGGCCACATCAAGGCCCTCGGCGAAGCTGCTGCAGCCTAAACTGCAGGTTCTTGAAAAAAACCGGCCTCGCGCCGGTTTTTTTGTGCCTGGTTTTTGGATCGAGCACTGGCGAGCGATTGCCGCTTTAAGCGGCTATGCAGCGAATCATCGATCATATGCGTAGTAAGCCCTCCTCCGCAGGAAAGAGAACTTAAGAAAAACGTACATCAGCCAAGCGGCCGTCGAGCTGACAATAGCTTGGTCGGTGTAGGGTGCGCTCCGCGCACTGGGCAAAGCCGGACCGAAACGAGCCAGGCCTGGCACCAAGTTTCGGTGCGCGGAGCGCACCCTACGAGCTACGAACCTTACAGGCGCAATGCCTGGCTTCGCCGCCTATGGATTTTGCATCCAGGGGAGTATTGGAATCGCCGTTACGGCATTCTGCGGGCTACCTTCGATCACCCGGTCGCTGTAAACCAGATAAACCAGCGTATTACGCGCCTCATCGAAAAAGCGCACCACCTGCATGGTCTTGAACACCAGCGAGGTCCGCTCCTTGAACACGACCTCACCATCTTCAAGCTCATCACTCATGCGAATCGGCCCAACCTGTCGGCAGGCAATAGAGGCCTCGGCGCGATCTTCGGCAAGGCCGAGCCCGCCCTTGATGCCGCCGGTTCTGGCGCGAGACAAATAGCAGGTAACACCCTCGACCTTGGGATCATCGAACGCCTCCACGACGATCTTGTGATTCGGCCCGAGCCACTTGAAAACCGTGTCGACCTCACCCACTTCACGCGCCATGCTGACTGCCGGACAGACCAGCAGCACCATCAAAGCCTTCGCCAACCGCATCGAGCGCCTCATACCAGAATCATGTTGTCGCGGTGAATAAGCTCAGGCTCGTCGACATAACCAAGCAGCTTCTCGATTTCGTCGGATGAATGCCCCAAGATTCGCTGAGCCTCAGCAGCGTTGTAGTTGACCAGACCGCGGGCAACCTCCTGCCCTTCCGGCCCCACGCAGACCACCATTTCGCCCCGCCGAAACCCGCCCTGCGCCGCCTTGACACCGACCGGCAGCAAACTGCGATTCCCCTGCTTGAGCGCCTGCACCGCACCGGCGTCCAGTGTTAGCGACCCCCGCGTCTGCAGATGCCCCGCGAGCCACTGCTTGCGTGCGGCATGACGACTGCACTCCGGCGCCAACAGGGTACCCAACTGTTCTCCAGCCTTCAGCCTCGTCAACACGCTCTCGATGCGCCCACCGACAATCACCGTATGAGCCCCCGAACGCGCCGCCAAGCGCGCCGCGCGCAGTTTGGTCTGCATACCGCCACGGCCCAGCGCGCCGCCCGTCGAACCTGCCACTGCGTCCAGCGCAGGATCATCAGCGCGCGCCTCACTGATCAGATTGGCGTCGGGATTAGTCCGCGGGTCGGCATCGAACATACCGTCGCGATCGGTGAGAATGACCAGCAAGTCGGCCTCGACCAGATTAGCTACCAGCGCGCCAAGGGTATCGTTATCACCGAAACGGATCTCGTCGGTGACGACGGTATCGTTCTCATTGATGACCGGCACCACACCTAGATCTATCAGCGTACGCAGCGTGCTTCGCGCATTCAGATAGCGCTTACGGTCAGACAGATCGTCATGAGTGACCAGCACCTGGGCAGTTTGCTGCTCGCAACGACCGAAACTGGCCTCCCAAGCGCGAATCAGCCCCATCTGCCCCACCGCAGCCGCAGCCTGCAGCTCGTGAACAGCCTTGGGCCGTGCCGCCCAACCAAGGCGACTCATGCCGGCAGCGACCGCGCCGGAAGAAACCAGCACCAGTTCGACCCCGGCCTGCCGCAGCGCCACCATCTGATCGACCCAGACAGCCATAGCCGCCTGATCGAGACCGCGACCATCAGCGGTCAGCAAAGCGCTGCCGATCTTAACTACCCAGCGCCGCGCGCCGCTCACCTTGTCCCGCATCGATCCCGCCTTCTATCCAATATCCGGCCAAAACCATACCGGCGGGCAACGGACCAGCCAGCCCACCGAGCACCCGCACAAAGATCCGCAAATCACCACCACAAGCCTTAACGCACGTAGAAGATTTCCGCGCCGCCCTCGTCATCGTCGTCATCATCGAAGTCGTCGTCATCCACCTCATCTACCGGCTTGACGCCAGCGCGGCGCAACGCCCGCTGATCGTCAAGCGCCTGCAGACGGGCACGCGCCTCGTCTTCGATCTGCTGATCCAGCTCGGCAAGCGCCTCGGCATAGGCCGGCTCTTCGCTAATACGCAGCGCTCGCTCATCCAGATAACGCATAATCGCCTGGCTCAATTCCTCGGTACCTTCCCGCTCCAACGCGGAAATCACGAAAACCGGCCCAGTCCACTCGAGACGCTCCACCACCTGACGCATGCGCTCCTCGCGCTCCTCGTCGAGCAGCTGATCAGCCTTGTTCAGCACCAGCCAGCGATCACGCTGAGCCAGCGCGGGGCTGAATTTCTCAAGCTCGTTGAGAATGACTTCGGCCGCATCGGCAGGATCACTTTCATCGAGCGGCGCCATGTCAACCAAGTGCAGCAGCAAACGCGTACGCGCCAGGTGCTTGAGGAAACGAATCCCCAAACCCGCACCTTCAGATGCACCTTCGATAAGGCCCGGAATGTCGGCAATCACGAAGCTTTTGTAGCGTCCCACGCTGACCACGCCCAGGTTCGGCACCAGCGTGGTGAACGGGTAATCCGCGACCTTCGGCTTGGCAGCCGACACGGAGCGAATGAACGTGCTCTTGCCGGCATTGGGCAAGCCCAGCAGGCCGACGTCTGCCAGCACTTTCAACTCAAGCTTCAAATCGCGCGCATCACCCGGCTTGCCCGGCGTGGTTTGCCGAGGCGCTCGGTTGGTGCTTGATTTGAAACGTGTGTTACCCAGGCCATGCCAGCCACCCTGCGCGACCAGCAGGCGCTGACCAGGCTTGGTCAGATCGCCGATGACTTCCTGCGTTGCCGCATCGATCACCGTCGTGCCAACTGGTACCGGCAGAACCAAATCCTCGCCCTTGGCACCAGTACATTCGGTGCTGCCACCTTTCTGGCCATTCGGCGCATTGAAGCGGCGGGTGTAGCGGTAGTCGACCAGCGTGTTGAGGTTTTCGTCGGCCATCAGATAAATGGAGCCGCCATCACCACCATCGCCGCCGTTGGGGCCGCCTTTCTCGATGAACTTCTCGCGACGGAAGCTCATCATGCCATTACCACCGTCACCGGCCTTTACAAAAATCGATACTTCATCGACGAATTTCATGGGAACGCCTCCCGCCGCAAGGACGGGCTAGAAAACAGGAATATAAGGGTCTTGCAGAACCCATCGAAAACTAGAGCAAAGCAGTGTTTTGCAAGAGCCCTATAGAGGATACAGAAACAAAAAAGCCCCGTCGCATGACAGGGCTTTTCCAGCAACACCGCAGTTAGGCTGCGACGACGCTCACGTAGCGACGGCCAAAAGCGCCCTTCACTTCGAACTTGATCACGCCTTCGACTTTCGCGAACAGGGTGTGATCCTTGCCCATGCCAACGCCGTAACCGGCGTGGAACTGGGTGCCGCGTTGACGCACGATGATGTTACCGGCCTTGATGACCTGGCCGCCGTACATCTTCACGCCAAGTCGTTTGGCTTCTGAGTCGCGACCGTTGCGGGTAGAACCGCCAGCTTTTTTGTGTGCCATGAGTTCAATACTCCTATAAGGGGATTCAGGCCCGATTAGCCCTGAATACCGGTGATTTTGACCTCAGTGAACCACTGACGGTGGCCCTGACGCTTCATGTGGTGCTTACGACGACGGAATTTAATGATGGTGACCTTGTCGTGACGGCCTTGAGCGATCACTTCAGCAGTGACCTTGGCGCCTTCGACTACCGGAGCACCGATCTTCACGTCGTCGCCGTTGCCGACCAGCAGAACGCGGTCGAAAGTGACAGCTTCGCCGGTTGCGACTTCGAGTTTTTCAATCTTGAGGTATTCACCTTCGGCAACCTTGTACTGCTTGCCGCCGGTTACGATAACTGCGTACATCTATGTATCTCCGTTGATCCTGCTCACCCAGCGCTTAAGTGAAATAGTTGGTGGCTGGCATGGCTGCTCGAGGTCCGGAGGGACGCTCTTGCAATTGCGTAAGGCAGGGAAATGCCCAGGGGGAAGTTCAGGGTCCGCGATTGTACGCATGCGCCCGGGCCTGCGCAATAGCCGCCGGGCCTTGCCTTGACAGTCCATGACCCGCCCCATAGCATGCCGCGCAACCTCCGAGGAGTACCGGCTTCCGATGCAACCCCAGGCCTTTTATCAAGTCGTGGCTGATGATTTTGCCGCCGTCGATGGCATCATCCGCAACCAGCTAACGTCTCGCGTACCGCTGGTGGAAAAGATCGGGGATTACATCACCTCGGCCGGAGGCAAACGTCTGCGCCCCCTGCTGGTGCTGCTCAGCGGTAACGCGCTCGGCCTCAAGGGTGATCAGCTGCGTCTGCTGGCTGCCATCATCGAATTCCTGCACACCTCGACCCTGCTGCATGACGATGTGGTCGACATGTCCGGCATGCGCCGTGGCCGCTCTACCGCCAATGCGCTATGGGGCAACGCCCCGAGCGTACTGGTGGGCGACTTCCTTTATGCGCGCTCATTCGAAATGATGGTTGCACTGGGCTCGATGCCAGTTATGCGCATCATTTCCCAGGCCACGCGTGTAATTGCCGAAGGCGAGGTGCTGCAGCTGTCCAAGGTTCGCGACGCCAGCACCACCGAAGAAATTTATATGGAGGTCATTCGCGGCAAGACGGCCATGCTGTTCGAAGCCTCCACCCACAGCGCCGCCACTCTGGCCGAGGCCGATGAGGAACAACGCGAAGCGCTGCGCACCTTTGGCGACTATCTTGGCATTGCCTTCCAGCTGGTCGATGACCTGCTTGATTACCAGGGAGATGCCGAAACCCTGGGCAAGAACGTCGGCGACGACCTGGCTGAAGGCAAGCCGACCCTGCCGCTGATCTATACCATGCGCGAAGGCACTGATGAGCAGGCCGCACTGGTGCGCAAGGCTATCCAGAAAGGCGGTATCGAAGACCTCGAAAGCATCCGCAGCGCCGTACAAGCTTGCGGCGCACTGGACTACACTGCACGCCTGGCGCGCGACTATGCTGATCGAGCAATCGCCTGTCTTGAACTGCTTCCGGCCAACGCGTATCGCGATGCACTGGTAGAGCTCAGCCGCTTCGCCGTCGCTCGCACGCACTGATCCAGCAAAACAGGGTGCAACTGGCACCCTTCAGTTTCCTATCAGCCCACCTCGCCCTTCCTTCAGTCCGCTCCGCCATTGATCCCGGCGAGCATTTTTGCGCTTGCATCTTTGCAAATAGCAATTATTCTCATTAAGGAAATCAACTGGAGCCGAACATGACTTATCTGATTGATGCATGGCTGGACCGCCCACAACCCTACCTGCGCATACTCGATCGCGATACCGGTGCGGTGTGCATTTCGTTGGAGGGAGACGCCCTGAACGAACTTCGTGACCAGGGCGATCTGGATCTGCAGGAGCTGAGCACCAGCGAACCCTGCGTGCTCAAGGAACAGGTACGCAACCTGTTCCTGTTCTCCTATGCCCGGGCGTTGCGCCCCTGAGGCCGAACGCATTGGCCGAAATAATTCGGTCCTACAGGCGTTTCGTTCGTGACGGTGAAGGACCACTTCTCCAGGCCCTGTCGAGCCGAACTTGTTCGGCCTGTTGCGTCTACTGGCCGAATGAATCGGCCAAGGGCGCTTCGACCGCGCCGAAACGCCAACAGGTCCTATGGCGACTTACAGAACCGCGAGCAGTTCGACATCGAAGACCAGCACACTGTGCGGAGGAATGCTGCCGACACCCTGGGCGCCGTAGGCCAGTTCGCTCGGCACATAGAGACGCCACTTGCTGCCGACGCCCATCAGTTGCAGCGCTTCGGTCCACCCGGCGATTACACCGCCCACAGGAAACTCTGCAGGCTGGCCGCGCTGGTAGGAGCTGTCGAAGACGGTGCCGTCGATCAAAGTGCCGTGGTAATGCGTACGAACCTGGTCCTCGCGGGTCGGCTTAGCGCCTTCACCAGCGGTCAGGACTTCATACTGCAGGCCCGAAGCCAGCGTGGTAACGCCTTCGCGCTTGGCATTATCAGCCAGGAACGCCTTGCCTTCGCCTGCCGCGGCTTCGGCTTTCTGCTGGGCTTCGGCCTGCATGCGCTCACGGATCACGGCGAAGCTGGCGTTCAGGTCTTCCGGGCTGACTTGGCTGGCCACACCGCCAAAGGCATCGCGGATCCCAGCGATGACCGCATCCAGGCTGATGCCGGGCGGCGGATTCTCGCGCAGCTGATCGCCCAGCTGGCGGCCGATGCCATAGCTCACGCGCGTTTCGTCGGTGGTTAGGTTGAGGTCGGTCATGCCTGGGCTCCGCAGGAAAAAAGGGCGGCTAGCCTAGCACAGCTTGCGGCCCGGCCTGCCCGCCCACGCACGCACGCACGCACTTTGTGGCAGCTGGACGATTTGCACTCAGTGCTTGGTGATCTTGTCCAGATAACCCATGGCGAAGGCGGAGAATACGAACGTCAAGTGAATGATCACGTACCACATCAATTGCTCGCTCTCTAGCTGCTGAGCATCCATGAACATGCGCAATAGATGAATGGATGAGATCGCCACAATCGATGCCGCGACCTTCATTTTCAACGAGCCGGAATCGATCTTCCCCAGCCAATCTAGCTTTTCCTTGCCCTCATCGACGTTCAGTTGCGATACGAAATTCTCGTAGCCAGAAAGCATCACCATGACCAGCAGGCCACCGACCAGCGCCATGTCGATCAGCGAGAGCAATTTGAGGATCAGATCGCCTTCGCTCAGCGAAAGCACGGCCGGGAGGATGTGCCAGATCTCCTGAAAGAACTTGATCGCTAATGCCAGCAGGGCAAACGCCAGGCCGAAATAGATAGGGGCAAGCAGCCAGCGGGCCGCATACATGGTGTTCTCGACGAAGCGTTCCATCTGTTCTCACTTGAGGAGCTGATATCGGCAGCGAGTATACGCAGCGCCACAGCGCCTTCAAGAATGCCTTTATGACAGCAGATTTTTCTTGTGGATAAGAATCTTGAGCGCCGACTCGATTCGCAAAGTCAGCCCTGCTCGCCCAGCACGAGCGTGGCCAGGAATCAGGTTCTGGATTCCCAACCGCTCAGATAGCGAGCCTGATTGGCGTTGATCTTGCGCAGCTCGGCGTGCATGTGCAGCTGCCAGATCGATGGCGAATCGGACTCACAATAGCCCTGCCCGTGAAGATTGCTGGCGATCGCCTGCAGCACCGTCTCGGCCTCGCGAGGCCCATGGAATGGGCCCTGCGCCTTGATCGCGGTGGGTTGGCCGGCGTCGATACCGGCCGCACAAAGCAAGGTCCACAAGCCTTGTCCGCCGTTTAGTGGACGAATGATGCATTCGATACGGGTAACCAGACCCAGGCATTGACGGTTCAGACAGAGTGTTTGAGACATGACGGCGATCCTCGCGCTCGGTTGCGCACCGTCATCCAGGACGAATGGGCGGGCCAACCTGTTTATCCCCAGAAGTTGTGGATAACCATGTGGACAGAGAGTGGGAATTCTCGTCCACTGCAGACCCGCCGCCGGCCGTATCGTTCCGTCCGGTTTTTGCTCAATGCAGAACCGGTCAGCTCTGCTCGCCCCCCTTCGCTTGTGCCAGCACCTCCTCTGGAGACGCCGCATCGCTTTTGCTGTCATCCTCGAGTTCGATCTCGGCGATATCGCGCAAGCGCTCCACTACCCGTCCGTTAACGCTGCCTCGGGGGAAGTTTCCGTCCTTGTCCGCCGCACCTA is a window from the Pseudomonas sp. MTM4 genome containing:
- the murJ gene encoding murein biosynthesis integral membrane protein MurJ — its product is MSDTSGKSGLLRSSAVVSVMTLLSRVLGMVRDMVVASYFGSGAAADAFFIAFKIPNFLRRLFAEGAFAQAFVPVLSEYRTKRTLLDVKLLVDRTAGMLGLILTGITAIGVLASPYVVMLFAPGFHDEPEKMQLAGELLRITFPYLLLISLTAFTSGVLNSYGRFAVPGFTPVLLNVCMIASAVFLTPYFDQPIMALAWGVFIAGFAQLAFQLPYVAKLGLLPRPRVKFGDEGVRRIMLLMVPALFGVSVSQINLLLDTVLASFLQTGSVSWLYYADRLSELPLGAFGIAIGTVILPSLSRQHAGEDPKAFSDTLNWALRMVLLVGIPAALALGILAEPLIASLFFYGAMSEEAVVQSALALEAYSLGVLAFMLIKVLAPGFFARQDLKTPVRVAIICMVANMVMNLILIWPLKHVGLALATSLSSMLNAGLLFWGLYKIGVFRVAPGWSVFLLRLAGGCAAMVATIWWLNAPSVEWFAWAWQQRALQLGLLVVAGIGAFVAGLVVLGLRPRHLRH
- the rpsT gene encoding 30S ribosomal protein S20, which produces MANSPSAKKRAIQAEKRRSHNASLRSMVRTYIKNVVKAIDAKDLEKARTAYTAAVPVIDRMADKGIIHKNKAARHKSRLNGHIKALGEAAAA
- a CDS encoding CreA family protein; protein product: MRLAKALMVLLVCPAVSMAREVGEVDTVFKWLGPNHKIVVEAFDDPKVEGVTCYLSRARTGGIKGGLGLAEDRAEASIACRQVGPIRMSDELEDGEVVFKERTSLVFKTMQVVRFFDEARNTLVYLVYSDRVIEGSPQNAVTAIPILPWMQNP
- the proB gene encoding glutamate 5-kinase, with amino-acid sequence MRDKVSGARRWVVKIGSALLTADGRGLDQAAMAVWVDQMVALRQAGVELVLVSSGAVAAGMSRLGWAARPKAVHELQAAAAVGQMGLIRAWEASFGRCEQQTAQVLVTHDDLSDRKRYLNARSTLRTLIDLGVVPVINENDTVVTDEIRFGDNDTLGALVANLVEADLLVILTDRDGMFDADPRTNPDANLISEARADDPALDAVAGSTGGALGRGGMQTKLRAARLAARSGAHTVIVGGRIESVLTRLKAGEQLGTLLAPECSRHAARKQWLAGHLQTRGSLTLDAGAVQALKQGNRSLLPVGVKAAQGGFRRGEMVVCVGPEGQEVARGLVNYNAAEAQRILGHSSDEIEKLLGYVDEPELIHRDNMILV
- the cgtA gene encoding Obg family GTPase CgtA codes for the protein MKFVDEVSIFVKAGDGGNGMMSFRREKFIEKGGPNGGDGGDGGSIYLMADENLNTLVDYRYTRRFNAPNGQKGGSTECTGAKGEDLVLPVPVGTTVIDAATQEVIGDLTKPGQRLLVAQGGWHGLGNTRFKSSTNRAPRQTTPGKPGDARDLKLELKVLADVGLLGLPNAGKSTFIRSVSAAKPKVADYPFTTLVPNLGVVSVGRYKSFVIADIPGLIEGASEGAGLGIRFLKHLARTRLLLHLVDMAPLDESDPADAAEVILNELEKFSPALAQRDRWLVLNKADQLLDEEREERMRQVVERLEWTGPVFVISALEREGTEELSQAIMRYLDERALRISEEPAYAEALAELDQQIEDEARARLQALDDQRALRRAGVKPVDEVDDDDFDDDDDDEGGAEIFYVR
- the rpmA gene encoding 50S ribosomal protein L27, with translation MAHKKAGGSTRNGRDSEAKRLGVKMYGGQVIKAGNIIVRQRGTQFHAGYGVGMGKDHTLFAKVEGVIKFEVKGAFGRRYVSVVAA
- the rplU gene encoding 50S ribosomal protein L21, whose amino-acid sequence is MYAVIVTGGKQYKVAEGEYLKIEKLEVATGEAVTFDRVLLVGNGDDVKIGAPVVEGAKVTAEVIAQGRHDKVTIIKFRRRKHHMKRQGHRQWFTEVKITGIQG
- a CDS encoding polyprenyl synthetase family protein, with the protein product MQPQAFYQVVADDFAAVDGIIRNQLTSRVPLVEKIGDYITSAGGKRLRPLLVLLSGNALGLKGDQLRLLAAIIEFLHTSTLLHDDVVDMSGMRRGRSTANALWGNAPSVLVGDFLYARSFEMMVALGSMPVMRIISQATRVIAEGEVLQLSKVRDASTTEEIYMEVIRGKTAMLFEASTHSAATLAEADEEQREALRTFGDYLGIAFQLVDDLLDYQGDAETLGKNVGDDLAEGKPTLPLIYTMREGTDEQAALVRKAIQKGGIEDLESIRSAVQACGALDYTARLARDYADRAIACLELLPANAYRDALVELSRFAVARTH
- a CDS encoding FKBP-type peptidyl-prolyl cis-trans isomerase, whose amino-acid sequence is MTDLNLTTDETRVSYGIGRQLGDQLRENPPPGISLDAVIAGIRDAFGGVASQVSPEDLNASFAVIRERMQAEAQQKAEAAAGEGKAFLADNAKREGVTTLASGLQYEVLTAGEGAKPTREDQVRTHYHGTLIDGTVFDSSYQRGQPAEFPVGGVIAGWTEALQLMGVGSKWRLYVPSELAYGAQGVGSIPPHSVLVFDVELLAVL
- a CDS encoding TIGR00645 family protein; translated protein: MERFVENTMYAARWLLAPIYFGLAFALLALAIKFFQEIWHILPAVLSLSEGDLILKLLSLIDMALVGGLLVMVMLSGYENFVSQLNVDEGKEKLDWLGKIDSGSLKMKVAASIVAISSIHLLRMFMDAQQLESEQLMWYVIIHLTFVFSAFAMGYLDKITKH